Proteins encoded within one genomic window of Fragaria vesca subsp. vesca linkage group LG1, FraVesHawaii_1.0, whole genome shotgun sequence:
- the LOC101313545 gene encoding pollen-specific protein SF21-like: MAESIDAVSLDMEKIYLGGKEHFIRTGCGSVSVIVYGDQDKPALITYPDLALNHMSCFQGLFFCPEAASLLLHNFCIYHISPPGHELGAASISVDDPVPSADDLADQILEVLNFFGLGAVMCMGVTAGAYILSLFAMKYRERVLGLILVSPLCRAPSWTEWFYNKVISNMLYFYGMCGLLKECLLQRYFSKEVRGSAEVPESDIVQACRKLLEERQSSNVWRFLQAINRRPDITEGLKSLRCRTLIFVGDSSPFHSEALHMTSKLDRRYSALVEVQACGSMVTEEQPHAMLIPMEYFFMGYGLYRPCHFSESPRSPLSPSCISPELLSPESMGLKLKPIKTRVSLGL, encoded by the exons ATGGCTGAATCAATCGACGCCGTCTCCCTTGATATGGAGAAGATCTATCTCGGTGGAAAG GAACATTTTATTCGAACTGGCTGTGGTTCTGTGTCCGTTATAGTGTATGGAGACCAAGATAAGCCTGCACTTATCACGTATCCTGATTTAGCTCTAAATC ATATGTCTTGTTTCCAAGGGTTATTCTTTTGTCCCGAAGCAGCTTCTTTGCTGCTCCACAACTTCTGCATATACCATATTAGTCCTCCTGGTCATGAG TTAGGAGCTGCTTCGATTAGTGTTGATGATCCTGTGCCTTCTGCTGATGACTTGGCAGACCAGATCCTTGAGGTTCTAAACTTTTTTGG GCTTGGTGCAGTTATGTGCATGGGAGTGACAGCGGGTGCTTATATCCTTTCCCTATTTGCT ATGAAATATAGGGAACGCGTTCTTGGTTTGATACTTGTATCCCCATTATGCAGAGCACCATCTTGGACTGAATGGTTTTATAATAAG GTCATATCAAATATGCTATATTTCTATGGCATGTGTGGTTTGCTAAAGGAGTGTTTGCTTCAGCGTTACTTCAGTAAG GAGGTGCGCGGTAGTGCTGAAGTTCCAGAGTCGGATATAGTTCAAGCTTGCAGAAAA TTGTTGGAAGAGAGGCAGAGCTCAAATGTTTGGAGATTTCTTCAAGCAATTAACCG GAGACCGGACATAACTGAAGGATTGAAGTCACTAAGGTGTCGTACTCTCATTTTTGTTGGGGATAGCTCTCCTTTCCACTCTGAGGCTCTCCACATGACCTCAAAGTTGGATAGAAGATATAGTGCCTTAGTAGAG GTCCAGGCTTGTGGATCGATGGTCACAGAGGAGCAGCCACATGCAATGTTGATACCCATGGAGTACTTCTTCATGGGGTATGGTCTGTACAGACCGTGTCATTTCAGCGAGAGCCCTAGGAGCCCACTCAGCCCATCATGCATCTCCCCGGAGCTTCTCTCCCCGGAAAGCATGGGTCTGAAGCTAAAACCAATCAAG